One part of the Streptomyces nigra genome encodes these proteins:
- the pgsA gene encoding phosphatidylinositol phosphate synthase, with the protein MLNKYARAFFTRVLTPFASFLIRRGVSPDTVTLIGTAGVVAGALVFYPMGEFFWGTVVITLFVFSDLVDGNMARQLGRSSRWGAFLDSTLDRVADGAIFGGFALWYAGGGDDLVLCAVSIFCLASGQVVSYTKARGESIGLPVAVNGLVERAERLVISLVAAGFAGLHKFGVPGIQYLLPVALWIVAVGSLVTLIQRVVTVRRESAEVEAAEARDNPESASHGSEAAT; encoded by the coding sequence ATGCTGAACAAGTACGCGCGTGCTTTCTTCACGCGTGTTCTCACGCCGTTCGCCTCATTTCTGATCAGAAGGGGCGTCAGCCCCGACACCGTCACCCTGATCGGGACCGCCGGCGTGGTCGCGGGCGCGCTGGTCTTCTACCCCATGGGCGAGTTCTTCTGGGGCACGGTCGTGATCACGCTGTTCGTGTTCTCCGACCTCGTCGACGGCAACATGGCGCGCCAGCTGGGCCGCTCCAGCCGCTGGGGGGCCTTCCTCGACTCCACGCTCGACCGGGTCGCCGACGGCGCCATCTTCGGCGGCTTCGCCCTCTGGTACGCCGGGGGCGGCGACGACCTCGTGCTGTGCGCGGTGTCGATCTTCTGCCTGGCCAGCGGCCAGGTCGTGTCGTACACCAAGGCGCGGGGCGAGTCGATCGGCCTGCCGGTCGCGGTCAACGGCCTGGTCGAGCGCGCCGAGCGCCTGGTGATCTCGCTGGTCGCCGCCGGTTTCGCGGGCCTGCACAAGTTCGGCGTGCCCGGCATCCAGTACCTGCTGCCGGTCGCGCTGTGGATCGTCGCCGTGGGCAGTCTCGTCACGCTGATCCAGCGGGTCGTCACCGTCCGCCGGGAGTCCGCCGAGGTCGAGGCCGCCGAGGCGCGCGACAATCCGGAGAGCGCCTCCCACGGGAGCGAGGCCGCCACGTGA
- a CDS encoding elongation factor G-like protein EF-G2, giving the protein MGDKANAHPGAAGRATAADHPTSVRNVVLVGHSGSGKTTLVEALALTAGAVNRAGRVEDGGTVSDYDEIEHRQHRSVQLSLVPVEWDGIKINLLDTPGYADFVGELRAGLRAADAALFVVSASDGVDGSTRMVWDECAAVGMPRAIVVTHLEAARADYEEMTRICAEAFGGDDPDAVLPLYLPLHGEPGPDGHAPVTGLIGLLSQKLFDYSTGERKESEPGTDEVPVIDEARNRLIEGIIAESEDETLMDRYLGGEQVDVKTLIEDLERAVTRGTFFPVLAAAPAADGARQGLGTVEVLELITRGFPTPLERPAPAVTTVDGRPRELKPCDPDGPLVAEVVKTASDPYVGRISLVRVFSGKLRPDETVHVSGHGLEDRGHEDHDVDERVGALSAPFGKQQRVLSHCIAGDLACVAKLSRAETGDTLSSKDDPLLMEPWQMPDPLLPLAIQAHSKADEDKLSQGLARLVAEDPTMRLEQNQATHQVVLWALGEAHADVALERLRSRYGVQVDVVPYKVSLRETFAGRAAGRGRHVKQSGGHGQYAICEIEVEPLPGGSGIEFVDKVVGGAVPRQFIPSVEKGVRAQAAKGVAAGHPLVDVRVTLLDGKAHSVDSSDAAFQTAGALALREAANDTKIHLLEPVAEVSVLVGDDYVGAVMSDLSGRRGRVLGTEQTSGGRTLIKAEVPEIEIGRYAVDLRSLSHGTARFSRRYARHEPMPQQIAEKIREETRVAS; this is encoded by the coding sequence ATGGGCGACAAGGCGAACGCACACCCCGGAGCCGCCGGCAGGGCTACAGCGGCCGACCACCCCACGTCCGTACGGAACGTGGTGCTGGTCGGCCACAGCGGCTCGGGCAAGACGACTCTGGTCGAGGCCCTCGCGCTGACGGCGGGGGCGGTGAACCGGGCGGGCCGCGTCGAGGACGGCGGCACCGTCTCCGACTACGACGAGATCGAGCACCGGCAGCACCGCTCGGTGCAGCTCTCCCTGGTGCCCGTCGAATGGGACGGCATCAAGATCAACCTGCTGGACACCCCCGGATACGCCGACTTCGTCGGGGAGCTCAGGGCCGGTCTGCGCGCGGCGGACGCGGCCCTCTTCGTCGTCTCGGCCTCGGACGGCGTCGACGGCTCGACCCGCATGGTGTGGGACGAGTGCGCGGCCGTCGGCATGCCCCGCGCGATCGTCGTGACGCATCTGGAGGCAGCGCGGGCCGACTACGAGGAGATGACGCGGATCTGCGCGGAGGCGTTCGGCGGCGACGACCCCGACGCGGTGCTCCCGCTGTACCTGCCGCTGCACGGCGAGCCGGGCCCGGACGGGCACGCGCCCGTGACCGGTCTGATCGGCCTGCTGTCGCAGAAGCTCTTCGACTACTCGACCGGGGAGCGCAAGGAGTCCGAACCCGGCACCGACGAGGTGCCTGTGATCGACGAGGCGCGCAACCGGCTGATCGAGGGGATCATCGCGGAGAGCGAGGACGAGACCCTGATGGACCGCTATCTCGGCGGCGAGCAGGTCGACGTCAAGACGCTCATCGAGGACCTGGAGCGGGCCGTCACGCGCGGCACGTTCTTCCCCGTGCTGGCGGCCGCCCCCGCCGCGGACGGCGCCCGGCAGGGCCTCGGCACGGTCGAGGTGCTGGAGCTGATCACCCGCGGCTTCCCGACCCCGCTGGAGCGCCCGGCGCCGGCCGTGACCACGGTCGACGGCCGCCCGCGCGAGCTGAAGCCGTGCGATCCGGACGGTCCGCTGGTCGCGGAGGTCGTGAAAACCGCGTCCGACCCGTACGTCGGCCGGATCTCGCTGGTCCGCGTCTTCTCCGGCAAGCTGCGCCCCGACGAGACGGTGCATGTGTCCGGGCACGGACTGGAGGACCGCGGCCACGAGGACCACGACGTCGACGAGCGGGTCGGCGCGCTGTCGGCGCCCTTCGGCAAGCAGCAGCGCGTCCTCAGCCACTGCATCGCGGGCGACCTCGCGTGCGTGGCGAAGCTGAGCCGCGCGGAGACCGGGGACACCCTGTCGTCCAAGGACGACCCGCTGCTGATGGAGCCCTGGCAGATGCCGGACCCGCTGCTCCCGCTCGCCATCCAGGCGCACAGCAAGGCCGACGAGGACAAGCTGTCGCAGGGTCTGGCCCGGCTGGTCGCGGAGGACCCGACCATGCGCCTGGAGCAGAACCAGGCGACCCACCAGGTGGTGCTGTGGGCGCTGGGCGAGGCGCACGCCGACGTCGCGCTGGAGCGGCTGCGCAGCCGCTACGGCGTGCAGGTCGACGTGGTGCCGTACAAGGTGTCCCTGCGGGAGACGTTCGCGGGCAGGGCGGCGGGCCGCGGCCGGCATGTGAAGCAGTCCGGCGGGCACGGGCAGTACGCGATCTGCGAGATCGAGGTGGAGCCGCTGCCCGGCGGTTCGGGCATCGAGTTCGTGGACAAGGTCGTCGGCGGCGCGGTGCCGCGCCAGTTCATCCCGTCCGTGGAGAAGGGCGTGCGGGCGCAGGCGGCCAAGGGCGTCGCGGCCGGGCATCCGCTCGTCGACGTCCGGGTCACCCTGCTCGACGGCAAGGCGCACTCGGTGGACTCCTCGGACGCCGCGTTCCAGACGGCCGGTGCGCTGGCGCTGCGCGAGGCCGCGAACGACACGAAGATCCATCTGCTCGAACCGGTGGCGGAGGTCTCCGTCCTGGTCGGCGACGACTACGTCGGGGCCGTGATGAGCGATCTGTCCGGACGGCGGGGCCGCGTCCTCGGCACCGAGCAGACCAGCGGCGGCCGCACCCTGATCAAGGCCGAGGTGCCGGAGATCGAGATCGGCCGGTACGCGGTGGACCTGCGGTCGCTGTCGCACGGCACGGCCCGCTTCAGCCGGCGGTACGCGCGGCACGAGCCGATGCCGCAGCAGATCGCGGAGAAGATCCGGGAGGAGACGCGGGTGGCCTCGTAG
- a CDS encoding HIT family protein: protein MTSEPEQQWGVGIQDAFQRLWTPHRMAYIQGENKPTGPGADDGCPFCSIPAKSDEDGLVVRRGEQVYAVLNLYPYNGGHLMVVPYRHVADYTDLTEPETAELGALTKQAMTALRTASGAHGFNIGMNQGTVAGAGIAAHLHQHIVPRWGGDTNFMPVVGHTRVLPQLLADTRKMLAEAWPTA, encoded by the coding sequence ATGACGAGTGAGCCGGAGCAGCAGTGGGGAGTGGGCATCCAGGACGCGTTCCAGCGCTTGTGGACGCCCCATCGGATGGCGTACATCCAGGGTGAGAACAAGCCGACCGGTCCCGGCGCGGACGACGGCTGCCCCTTCTGCTCGATCCCGGCCAAATCGGACGAGGACGGGCTGGTGGTCCGGCGCGGCGAGCAGGTCTACGCGGTCCTCAACCTGTACCCGTACAACGGCGGGCACCTGATGGTCGTGCCCTACCGTCATGTCGCCGACTACACCGACCTCACGGAGCCGGAGACCGCCGAGCTGGGGGCGCTGACCAAGCAGGCCATGACGGCCCTGCGGACCGCCTCGGGCGCCCACGGCTTCAACATCGGCATGAACCAGGGCACGGTCGCCGGTGCCGGGATCGCCGCCCACCTCCACCAGCACATCGTGCCGCGCTGGGGCGGGGACACGAACTTCATGCCGGTCGTCGGGCACACCCGGGTGCTGCCCCAGCTGCTGGCGGACACCCGGAAGATGCTGGCGGAGGCCTGGCCGACGGCCTGA
- a CDS encoding potassium channel family protein has protein sequence MDDDSPSARWEQRTEIPLFLASLLFLAAYAVRVLAVSSLPFWRDVCTYTMAALWLLFAADFVVRQRLSGQTFLRFARTHFLHTVVVLLPLLRPLRIVPLYDAIEHRQGEPRLSLHARVIAYASLSTLLLGFAGALAVFQQERGAPGATMRTFGDAVWWAASTLSTVGYGDITPVTTGGRTIATGMMAGGLALLGAVTGSFSSWLLQVFSRESDRRPPES, from the coding sequence GTGGACGACGACAGCCCCTCCGCCCGCTGGGAGCAGCGCACCGAGATCCCCCTGTTCCTGGCGTCACTGCTCTTCCTGGCCGCCTACGCCGTCCGCGTCCTCGCGGTGAGCTCGCTGCCGTTCTGGAGGGACGTGTGCACGTACACGATGGCCGCGCTGTGGCTGCTGTTCGCCGCCGACTTCGTGGTGCGCCAGCGGCTCAGCGGGCAGACGTTCCTGCGCTTCGCCCGGACGCACTTCCTGCACACCGTCGTGGTCCTGCTGCCGCTGCTGCGGCCGCTGCGGATCGTGCCGCTCTACGACGCGATCGAGCACCGGCAGGGAGAGCCACGGCTGTCCCTGCACGCCCGGGTGATCGCCTACGCGAGCCTGTCCACGCTGCTCCTCGGCTTCGCCGGCGCCCTGGCCGTCTTCCAGCAGGAACGCGGAGCGCCCGGCGCCACCATGCGGACCTTCGGCGACGCGGTGTGGTGGGCGGCGTCGACCCTCAGCACGGTCGGGTACGGCGACATCACACCGGTGACCACGGGCGGCCGGACCATCGCGACGGGCATGATGGCGGGCGGGCTGGCCCTGCTGGGCGCGGTGACCGGGTCGTTCTCCTCCTGGCTGCTCCAGGTCTTCTCCCGCGAGAGCGACAGGAGGCCCCCGGAGAGCTGA
- the thrS gene encoding threonine--tRNA ligase has translation MSDVRVIIQRDSEREERVVTTGTTAADLFAGERSIIAARVGGELKDLSYVLSDGEEVEGVEISSEDGLNILRHSTAHVMAQAVQELFPEAKLGIGPPVKDGFYYDFDVEKPFTPEDLKAIEKKMQEIQKRGQKFARRVVTDEAAREELADEPYKLELIGLKGSASHDDGADVEVGAGELTIYDNLDAKTGDLCWKDLCRGPHLPSTRAIPAFKLMRNAAAYWRGSEKNPMLQRIYGTAWPSKDELKQYLEFLAEAEKRDHRKLGSELDLFSIPEQIGSGLAVFHPKGGIIRRVMEDYSRRRHEEEGYEFVYTPHATKGKLFEQSGHLDWYADGMYPPMQLDEGVDYYLKPMNCPMHNLIFDARGRSYRELPLRLFEFGTVYRYEKSGVVHGLTRARGFTQDDAHIYCTREQMSDELDKTLTFVLGLLRDYGLTDFYLELSTKDPEKFVGSDEVWEEATETLRQVAEKQGLPLVPDPGGAAFYGPKISVQTKDAIGRTWQMSTIQLDFNLPERFDLEYTSADGSKQRPVMIHRALFGSIERFFAVLLEHYAGAFPAWLAPVQALGIPIGDAHVEYLEKFASAAKKQGLRVEVDSSSDRMQKKIRNAQKQKVPFMVIAGDEDMANNAVSFRYRDGSQENGIPFDEAIAKIAKIVEERAQV, from the coding sequence GTGTCAGACGTCCGTGTGATCATCCAACGCGATTCCGAGCGGGAAGAGCGCGTGGTGACGACGGGCACTACGGCCGCCGACCTCTTCGCCGGCGAGCGCTCCATCATCGCCGCGCGCGTGGGCGGCGAGCTCAAGGACCTGTCGTACGTGCTCTCCGACGGCGAGGAGGTCGAGGGCGTCGAGATCTCCTCCGAGGACGGTCTGAACATCCTGCGGCACTCCACCGCGCATGTGATGGCGCAGGCGGTGCAGGAGCTCTTCCCCGAGGCCAAGCTGGGCATCGGCCCGCCGGTCAAGGACGGCTTCTACTACGACTTCGACGTCGAGAAGCCGTTCACGCCCGAGGATCTCAAGGCCATCGAGAAGAAGATGCAGGAGATCCAGAAGCGCGGCCAGAAGTTCGCCCGCCGCGTCGTCACCGACGAGGCAGCCCGCGAGGAGCTGGCGGACGAGCCGTACAAGCTGGAGCTGATCGGCCTGAAGGGCTCCGCGTCGCACGACGACGGCGCGGACGTCGAGGTCGGCGCCGGCGAGCTGACGATCTACGACAACCTCGACGCCAAGACCGGCGACCTGTGCTGGAAGGACCTCTGCCGCGGTCCCCACCTGCCGTCGACCCGAGCGATCCCCGCGTTCAAGCTCATGCGCAACGCGGCGGCCTACTGGCGCGGCAGCGAGAAGAACCCGATGCTCCAGCGCATCTACGGCACCGCCTGGCCGTCGAAGGACGAGCTGAAGCAGTACCTGGAGTTCCTCGCCGAGGCCGAGAAGCGCGACCACCGCAAGCTGGGCAGCGAACTCGACCTGTTCTCGATCCCCGAGCAGATCGGCTCCGGCCTCGCCGTCTTCCACCCCAAGGGCGGCATCATCCGCCGGGTCATGGAGGACTACTCGCGCCGCCGGCACGAGGAGGAGGGCTACGAGTTCGTCTACACCCCGCACGCGACGAAGGGGAAGCTCTTCGAGCAGTCCGGGCACCTGGACTGGTACGCCGACGGCATGTACCCGCCCATGCAGCTCGACGAGGGCGTGGACTACTACCTCAAGCCCATGAACTGCCCGATGCACAACCTGATCTTCGACGCGCGCGGCCGTTCCTACCGTGAACTGCCGTTGCGCCTCTTCGAGTTCGGGACCGTGTACCGGTACGAGAAGTCCGGCGTCGTGCACGGCCTCACCCGCGCCCGCGGCTTCACCCAGGACGACGCGCACATCTACTGCACCCGCGAGCAGATGTCGGACGAGCTCGACAAGACGCTCACCTTCGTCCTCGGGCTGCTGCGCGACTACGGCCTGACCGACTTCTACCTCGAGCTGTCCACCAAGGACCCGGAGAAGTTCGTCGGCTCCGACGAGGTCTGGGAGGAGGCGACCGAGACGCTGCGCCAGGTCGCCGAGAAGCAGGGCCTGCCCCTGGTGCCCGACCCGGGCGGCGCCGCCTTCTACGGCCCGAAGATCTCCGTGCAGACCAAGGACGCCATCGGCCGCACCTGGCAGATGTCGACCATCCAGCTCGACTTCAACCTGCCGGAGCGCTTCGACCTGGAGTACACCTCCGCCGACGGCTCCAAGCAGCGTCCGGTCATGATCCACCGTGCGCTGTTCGGCTCGATCGAGCGGTTCTTCGCCGTGCTCCTCGAGCACTACGCGGGCGCCTTCCCGGCGTGGCTCGCGCCCGTCCAGGCGCTCGGCATCCCGATCGGTGACGCGCACGTCGAGTACCTGGAGAAGTTCGCCTCCGCCGCGAAGAAGCAGGGACTGCGCGTCGAGGTCGACTCGTCCTCGGACCGGATGCAGAAGAAGATCCGCAACGCCCAGAAGCAGAAGGTGCCCTTCATGGTCATCGCGGGGGACGAGGACATGGCGAACAACGCCGTCTCCTTCCGCTACCGCGACGGCTCCCAGGAGAACGGCATCCCGTTCGACGAGGCCATCGCGAAGATCGCGAAGATCGTCGAGGAGCGGGCGCAGGTCTGA
- a CDS encoding DUF4365 domain-containing protein has translation MAIAQPERDGLLPGRTGPSRGSLATTACMETLQVGYLHAVAAAAGCSLSQPFPDNGIDWHVSHSAPGHTVDDEVTIKVQLKATYQVAPDPPGRFFSFTLDNAHLAKLARTPVSVHKILVVMIVPRSQEQWLRAGHDRLDLRHCCYWVNLAGHAITGRRRTTVRIPTSRIFDDRALCEIMTRVGTGGRP, from the coding sequence ATGGCGATCGCGCAGCCCGAGCGGGACGGGCTGCTGCCCGGACGGACGGGCCCTTCTCGCGGTTCACTCGCCACCACCGCGTGCATGGAGACGCTCCAGGTGGGCTATCTGCACGCGGTGGCCGCGGCGGCGGGATGCTCGCTGTCCCAGCCGTTCCCGGACAACGGCATCGACTGGCACGTCAGCCACAGCGCGCCCGGCCACACCGTCGACGACGAGGTCACCATCAAGGTGCAGCTGAAGGCGACGTACCAGGTGGCGCCGGACCCGCCCGGCCGCTTCTTCTCCTTCACACTCGACAACGCCCATCTGGCGAAGCTCGCCCGCACCCCGGTCTCGGTGCACAAGATCCTCGTCGTGATGATCGTGCCCCGGTCCCAGGAGCAGTGGCTGCGCGCCGGACACGACCGGCTCGACCTCAGGCACTGCTGCTACTGGGTCAACCTCGCCGGTCACGCGATCACCGGACGGCGCCGCACCACCGTGCGGATCCCGACCTCCCGCATCTTCGACGACCGGGCGCTCTGCGAGATCATGACGCGGGTCGGGACCGGAGGCAGACCATGA
- a CDS encoding 3'-5' exonuclease — MACWYEGPLAAFDTETTGVDVETDRIVSAAVVVQDAPGTRPRVTRWLVNPGVPVPEAATAVHGLTEDHLQRHGRWPAPVMQEIAEELAVQATAGRPLVVMNAPFDLTLLDRELRRHRASSLSRWFETRSLTVLDPRVLDKHLDRYRKGRRTLTDLCAHYEVELEDAHDAAADALASLEVVRAVGRRFAARLERLSPAELHTLQAVWHAAQARGLQAWFARSGTEESVDPAWPLRPDLPAAA, encoded by the coding sequence ATGGCGTGCTGGTACGAAGGCCCGCTGGCGGCATTCGACACGGAGACGACAGGCGTGGACGTCGAGACCGACCGGATCGTTTCGGCGGCCGTCGTCGTCCAGGACGCCCCGGGGACCCGGCCCCGGGTGACGCGCTGGCTGGTGAACCCGGGCGTGCCGGTGCCGGAGGCGGCGACGGCGGTGCACGGACTGACGGAGGATCACCTCCAGCGCCACGGCCGCTGGCCGGCGCCGGTGATGCAGGAGATAGCCGAGGAGCTGGCGGTGCAGGCGACGGCGGGCCGCCCGCTCGTGGTGATGAACGCGCCGTTCGATCTGACGCTGCTGGACCGCGAGTTGAGGCGGCACCGCGCCTCGTCGCTGTCCCGCTGGTTCGAGACGCGGTCGCTGACGGTGCTCGACCCACGCGTCCTCGACAAGCATCTGGACCGCTACCGCAAGGGGCGCCGCACCCTGACCGACCTCTGCGCGCACTACGAGGTCGAGCTGGAGGACGCGCACGACGCGGCGGCCGACGCGCTGGCGTCGCTGGAGGTCGTGCGCGCGGTGGGCCGGCGCTTCGCTGCCCGGCTGGAGCGGCTGTCCCCGGCGGAGCTGCACACGCTCCAGGCGGTGTGGCACGCGGCGCAGGCCCGTGGCCTGCAGGCGTGGTTCGCGCGCAGCGGCACGGAGGAGTCGGTGGACCCGGCGTGGCCGCTGCGCCCGGATCTCCCGGCGGCGGCCTGA
- a CDS encoding SRPBCC family protein, protein MDWSHYRFRSLWVLPATPAVVLEVLERVEDYPRWWPQVRSVRRTDGTTGVITVRSFLPYDLTFTAREVRRDRAAGVLEIAVSGDLDGWARWTVTPHGDGCRARYDQVVDVNKPLLRRLAVPGRPVFRANHRLMMRAGHRGLLALLAEGRQAV, encoded by the coding sequence ATGGACTGGAGTCACTACCGCTTCCGCAGCCTCTGGGTCCTCCCGGCGACCCCGGCCGTCGTCCTGGAGGTGCTGGAGCGGGTCGAGGACTATCCGCGCTGGTGGCCGCAGGTCCGCTCGGTGCGCAGGACCGACGGCACCACCGGGGTGATCACCGTCCGGTCCTTCCTCCCCTACGACCTCACCTTCACGGCCCGCGAGGTGCGGCGCGACCGGGCGGCCGGGGTCCTGGAGATCGCCGTCTCCGGTGACCTCGACGGCTGGGCGCGCTGGACGGTCACCCCGCACGGCGACGGGTGCCGGGCCCGCTACGACCAGGTCGTCGACGTCAACAAGCCGTTGCTGCGCAGGCTCGCGGTACCGGGCCGGCCCGTCTTCCGGGCCAACCACCGGCTGATGATGCGCGCGGGACACCGCGGCCTGCTGGCGCTCCTCGCCGAGGGGCGGCAAGCGGTTTGA
- a CDS encoding SCO7613 C-terminal domain-containing membrane protein, producing MTHIPPPAEELRLLDLELRRLDARRAQLLHRRAWLVTALHAAAPQAPAPVAPPRPEASAPRVQNVLLLLGGVLLTIAAIAFTLVSWGDLGIAGRALVLGAVTVAVLAAPVPLLKRGLRSTAESVAGLGLALTVLDAYALHAAALPGTDGTGYSAVASATLAALWTAYGLLPRASALRLPLPAALVAAQLPLVLGAVAADAGVRMVTLAVLVTAACDTAVALRMSARPVRLTAVVGAYGLGVSGVWAAGWLSWTATGPSAAARAAALLLLAAGVVLTAAWQPAAGRQAGGLALAAGLLTVAAAGGTVRPALPAEWTVPTYLACGMALLAVARPARLPQAVRQGLVHASAVVQGLALLWTLPPVALALTGPVSWIERVWSGAPGTVRTAVTADAPWPPHTGTAPLVLAAVAGVLFLTRDAVGRARALTGVLVLGWATALVLPAVLDVPYAVGLVALGCTTAGALAAAVWIPTPERPEPLHLTATILALLTTLPLVLLSLADESATLAVTAALTALFAAASWTPRLAPVTAPAALGYATALACASGAAAGWRAQDTAVLVLVVPVVAALLAARLGDGARATVPVEVTGAVSALLAFALAAASGDLPMLALVLALCGVIVSATALRPGRRLLAFAGTALFVPATWVRLAAWDVGTPEAYTLPVTVPALVVGFLSRRRDTAASSWTAYGPGLAATLVPSLLAAWGDPHWARPLLLGLAALAVTLLGARHHLQAPLLLGGTVLALDALHELAPYIVQVTDALPRWVPPALAGLLLLAVGATYEQRLRDARRVRDFLGTMR from the coding sequence ATGACGCACATTCCGCCACCGGCCGAGGAGTTGCGGCTCCTGGATCTGGAGCTGCGCCGACTGGACGCCCGCCGGGCCCAGTTGCTGCACCGTCGCGCCTGGCTGGTCACGGCCCTCCACGCGGCCGCGCCCCAGGCCCCCGCGCCCGTCGCCCCGCCGCGCCCCGAGGCCTCGGCGCCCCGGGTGCAGAACGTCCTGCTGCTGCTCGGCGGTGTGCTGCTCACCATCGCGGCGATCGCGTTCACCCTGGTCAGCTGGGGTGACCTGGGGATCGCGGGGCGGGCGCTGGTGCTGGGCGCCGTCACGGTGGCGGTGCTCGCGGCGCCGGTGCCGCTGCTGAAGCGGGGGCTGCGCTCGACGGCCGAGTCGGTTGCGGGCCTCGGGCTCGCGCTGACGGTGCTCGACGCGTACGCGCTGCACGCGGCGGCGCTGCCCGGCACGGACGGCACCGGGTACTCGGCAGTCGCCTCGGCGACGCTGGCCGCTCTGTGGACGGCGTACGGCCTGCTGCCGCGCGCCTCGGCCCTGCGCCTGCCCCTGCCGGCCGCCCTGGTGGCCGCCCAACTGCCGCTCGTGCTGGGGGCGGTGGCCGCCGACGCGGGAGTGCGTATGGTCACCCTCGCCGTGCTGGTGACGGCTGCGTGCGACACGGCCGTGGCGCTGCGGATGTCCGCCCGGCCCGTCCGGCTGACCGCCGTCGTCGGCGCCTACGGCCTGGGCGTCTCGGGGGTGTGGGCGGCCGGCTGGCTGTCGTGGACGGCCACCGGCCCGAGCGCCGCCGCCCGTGCGGCGGCGCTCCTCCTCCTCGCCGCAGGCGTCGTGCTGACGGCCGCGTGGCAGCCGGCGGCCGGACGCCAGGCAGGCGGCCTGGCCCTGGCGGCCGGCCTCCTCACGGTCGCCGCGGCCGGCGGTACGGTCCGGCCCGCGCTGCCCGCCGAGTGGACGGTCCCGACGTATCTGGCCTGCGGCATGGCCCTGCTGGCCGTGGCCCGGCCGGCCCGGCTGCCGCAGGCGGTGCGTCAGGGCCTGGTCCACGCCTCCGCCGTCGTACAGGGGCTGGCCCTGCTGTGGACGCTGCCGCCGGTGGCGCTCGCGCTGACGGGTCCGGTCTCCTGGATCGAGCGGGTGTGGTCGGGGGCGCCCGGAACCGTGCGGACGGCGGTCACCGCCGACGCGCCATGGCCCCCGCACACCGGGACGGCGCCCCTCGTCCTGGCGGCCGTCGCCGGTGTCCTGTTCCTGACGCGCGACGCGGTCGGACGGGCCCGGGCCCTGACCGGGGTGCTGGTCCTCGGCTGGGCGACGGCGCTGGTGCTCCCGGCGGTGCTCGACGTCCCGTACGCCGTGGGTCTGGTGGCCCTCGGCTGCACCACCGCCGGGGCGCTCGCGGCGGCCGTCTGGATCCCGACGCCCGAGCGGCCCGAACCCCTCCACCTGACCGCCACGATCCTCGCCCTGCTGACCACGCTGCCCCTCGTCCTGCTCTCCCTGGCGGACGAGAGCGCGACGCTCGCCGTGACGGCCGCCCTCACCGCGCTCTTCGCGGCGGCCTCCTGGACACCGCGCCTCGCGCCGGTCACGGCCCCGGCCGCCCTCGGGTACGCGACCGCGCTCGCCTGCGCCTCCGGTGCCGCGGCCGGCTGGCGGGCGCAGGACACCGCCGTCCTGGTCCTGGTGGTCCCGGTGGTGGCGGCGCTGCTGGCGGCCCGGCTCGGGGACGGCGCCCGCGCGACCGTCCCGGTCGAGGTCACGGGCGCCGTGTCCGCACTGCTCGCCTTCGCTCTGGCGGCCGCGTCCGGTGATCTGCCGATGCTGGCCCTGGTCCTCGCGCTGTGCGGGGTGATCGTCTCGGCGACCGCGCTGCGCCCCGGCCGCCGTCTCCTCGCCTTCGCGGGCACCGCGCTCTTCGTGCCGGCCACGTGGGTGCGCCTCGCGGCGTGGGACGTCGGTACCCCGGAGGCGTACACCCTGCCGGTCACCGTCCCGGCCCTGGTCGTCGGCTTCCTGAGCAGGCGCCGCGACACGGCCGCCTCCTCCTGGACGGCGTACGGCCCCGGGCTCGCCGCGACGCTCGTGCCGAGTCTGCTGGCCGCGTGGGGCGACCCGCACTGGGCGCGCCCCCTGCTGCTGGGCCTGGCCGCGCTGGCGGTCACCCTGCTCGGCGCCCGGCACCATCTGCAGGCGCCGCTCCTGCTCGGCGGCACGGTGCTCGCCCTGGACGCCCTGCACGAACTCGCCCCATACATCGTCCAGGTGACCGACGCGCTCCCCCGCTGGGTGCCGCCCGCCCTCGCCGGCCTTCTGCTCCTGGCCGTCGGGGCGACGTACGAACAGCGTCTGCGGGACGCCCGGCGGGTGCGGGACTTCCTGGGCACCATGCGCTGA
- a CDS encoding TIGR02611 family protein yields MNTGSDESGGAAVASERTHVSKARDDAERALGSRAPEFVKARRLLHLSWQVGVFIIGLAVVGAGIVMLPLPGPGWVVIFGGMAIWATEFVWAQLVLRWTKRKVTEAAQRALDPRVRRRNIVLTSVGLVIIAVLVGIYLWKFGVVMPWKIKDQ; encoded by the coding sequence ATGAATACGGGGAGTGACGAGTCCGGGGGCGCCGCCGTGGCGTCCGAAAGGACGCACGTGAGCAAGGCGCGGGACGACGCTGAGCGGGCCCTGGGATCCCGGGCGCCCGAGTTCGTCAAGGCGCGGCGCCTGCTGCACCTGAGCTGGCAGGTGGGCGTCTTCATCATCGGCCTGGCGGTCGTGGGCGCGGGGATCGTCATGCTGCCGCTGCCCGGCCCAGGCTGGGTAGTGATCTTCGGCGGCATGGCGATCTGGGCGACCGAGTTCGTCTGGGCCCAGCTGGTGCTGCGCTGGACCAAGCGCAAGGTCACGGAGGCGGCCCAGAGGGCGCTCGACCCGAGGGTCCGCCGGCGGAACATCGTCCTGACCTCGGTCGGTCTGGTGATCATCGCCGTACTGGTGGGGATCTACCTGTGGAAGTTCGGCGTCGTCATGCCCTGGAAGATCAAGGACCAGTGA